Proteins from a single region of Mytilus trossulus isolate FHL-02 chromosome 2, PNRI_Mtr1.1.1.hap1, whole genome shotgun sequence:
- the LOC134705744 gene encoding perlucin-like protein, which translates to MFVDLQGASCPHGWTSYALSCYVFIEDLLIDFTESSSFCNRLQGKLVEIESADENNFIRNYLLHNTTNKQHFWIGGTDAVFETEWMWMSTMEKMGFTDWAPNQPDNFRSHQDCAMFFIPDNYHWNDNDCNVKAGYICEREIEVGSSVIG; encoded by the exons atgtttGTAGATTTGCAAGGTGCTTCGTGTCCACATGGATGGACGAGTTATGCTTTATCATGTTACGTGTTTATAGAGGATCTTCTGATTGACTTTACAGAATCATCG tCGTTTTGCAATCGACTTCAGGGGAAACTGGTAGAAATAGAATCAGCAGATGAGAACAACTTCATACGAAACTATTTGCTCCATAATACGACTAACAAAC AACACTTTTGGATCGGTGGAACTGATGCAGTTTTTGAGACTGAATGGATGTGGATGTCTACTATGGAAAAAATGGGATTCACTGATTGGGCACCTAATCAACCTGACAACTTTAGGTCACATCAGGATTGTGCAATGTTTTTCATTCCTGACAACTATCATTGGAATGATAATGATTGTAATGTCAAAGCTGGCTACATCTGTGAAAGGGA